Sequence from the Atribacterota bacterium genome:
AGAAATTGAGAAAGAAGTTTTAAAAAAGTTTGATAACTTAACCAAACCCAGAAAAAGTCTGGGGTTGTTAGAAAATTTAATAGCTAGAGCAGCCGGGATATATGCTACTGCAAAACCGGACCTCAGTAGAAAAGTAATTTTTCTGATGGCAGCTGATCACGGGGTTACTGCCGAAAAAGTAAGTGCATATCCATCTGAAATTACCCGGCAGATGATTTTGAATTTCTTAAATGGTGGTGCTGCAATCAATGTGCTCACCCGTCATTTTGGCATAGAGGTAATAATTACGGATATGGGAATAAGAGGAGATATTACAGATATCAAAGGCTTATTTAATAAGAAATTAAACCATGGAACCAAAAATATGGCTGTAGGACCAGCTATGTCAAGGGAAACAGCAGAACAATCAATTATTCACGGATACGAAGTTTTTGAGCAGGCTTATACGGAAAAAGAGATTGGTTTAATAGGGTTAGGTGAAATGGGAATTGGCAATACCACTGCCAGCAGTGCAGTAATATCTGTATTAACCGGTGAAAAAGTAGAAAAGGTAGTTGATAAGGGAACAGGGCTTAAGCCGGAAGAAGTATTACATAAGATTTCTATTATTAAAAAAGCTATTGAAATAAACCGGCCAAACCCTGATGATGCCATAGATGTCCTGGCAAAGGTAGGAGGATTTGAAATTGGCGGACTGGTAGGTTGTATCTTAGCCGCTGCAGCGAAAAGAATACCGGTGGTTATGGATGGATTGATATCAGGTGCCTGTTCACTATTGGCAGTGAATATTGCTCCTATAGTTGAGGATTATCTCTTTGCCAGCCATTGTTCAAAAGAGAAAGGTCATAAAGTTGCCTTGTCTAATCTCCGGAAAAGACCAATCTTTGATTTGGAAATGCACCTGGGAGAAGGAACCGGAGCGGTTTATGGTATGAATTTTATTGAAACAGGATTCAAACTTTTAAACCAAATGGCTACATTTGATGATTTGATAGAATCTTAAAAATATTTAAAAAAAGATTTCAGAGTAATATGTATGAATAAAAGATTACCCAAACTGGTTTTAATTACCGGTGGAGTACGCAGTGGAAAGAGTACATTTGCGCAAAATATGGCTGAAGGTTTCGGTAAAAAAATAACCTTTATTGCCACTGCCCAGCCCCTGGATAAAGAAATGAAACAAAGAATTGAAAGTCATAAAGCAAACCGGCCGAAACACTGGGAAACCCGGGAAGAACCCTGCCAGGTAGCCAAAGTTATCTCAAAAACGGGACAGAATACAGATGTAATACTGGTTGATTGTCTCGGTTTGCTGGTATCCAATCTGATGCAGGATTATCAGGAAAAAGTATTCAGTAATTTGCTGGCTGAGAATATTATAAAAAATATTCAGGAAATTATTGCAGAAGCATTAAAATGTCCCGCAACTGTTATTATCGTGTCCAATGAAGTAGGATTAGGGTTGGTCCCCGAAAATGCTATGGGGCGTTTTTTTCGCGATATTTTAGGACAGGCCAACCAGTTAATTGCCTCAAATGCGGACAAGGTATATTTAATGGTAACAGGCATTCCTCTTTTGATTAAGG
This genomic interval carries:
- the cobT gene encoding nicotinate-nucleotide--dimethylbenzimidazole phosphoribosyltransferase, with product MNNIKIKDLVKNIKPVNKEIEKEVLKKFDNLTKPRKSLGLLENLIARAAGIYATAKPDLSRKVIFLMAADHGVTAEKVSAYPSEITRQMILNFLNGGAAINVLTRHFGIEVIITDMGIRGDITDIKGLFNKKLNHGTKNMAVGPAMSRETAEQSIIHGYEVFEQAYTEKEIGLIGLGEMGIGNTTASSAVISVLTGEKVEKVVDKGTGLKPEEVLHKISIIKKAIEINRPNPDDAIDVLAKVGGFEIGGLVGCILAAAAKRIPVVMDGLISGACSLLAVNIAPIVEDYLFASHCSKEKGHKVALSNLRKRPIFDLEMHLGEGTGAVYGMNFIETGFKLLNQMATFDDLIES
- the cobU gene encoding bifunctional adenosylcobinamide kinase/adenosylcobinamide-phosphate guanylyltransferase, which codes for MNKRLPKLVLITGGVRSGKSTFAQNMAEGFGKKITFIATAQPLDKEMKQRIESHKANRPKHWETREEPCQVAKVISKTGQNTDVILVDCLGLLVSNLMQDYQEKVFSNLLAENIIKNIQEIIAEALKCPATVIIVSNEVGLGLVPENAMGRFFRDILGQANQLIASNADKVYLMVTGIPLLIKGNNNEKHF